The sequence GCGCCGCCGGCCGCAACCGTGGCGACAAGTGGCAATACTGCCAGAAACCTTGCCGGGGGCCTCCGTATGACGCGCCATTGGGCAGGGCTGAACATTATATGAAGTTGCGCCGGCGCCGTGGCTCAACAGAATTCGCCTCATCTTCCGAACCCCCCTGAGGTGTCGTCCATGGTCAAGTTCACGCGGCGTTCCTTTCTGCAGGCGGGCGGCGTTGCCGCTGCCGGGCTTGCCTCCCCCCTCGCCATGCCGGCCTATCTGCGCAGCGCGCAGGCGCAGTCCGGCCCGGTGAAGCTGGGCTGCCTCTTCTCCTCCTCCGGCACGATGGCCAATCTCGAAGGCCGGCTGAACTATGTGGTGAAGATGGCGGCGGACGAGATCAACGCGAAGGGCGGCGTCAATGGCCGCACCATCGACGTGCTGGTCTCCGACCCCGCCTCCGACTGGCCGCTCTACGCACAGTCCGCCAAGCAGATGCTGCAGCAGGAGAAGGTTTCCGCGCTGTTCGGCTGCTGGACCTCGGTGTCGCGCAAGACCGTGCTGCCGGTGGTCGAGCAGGAGAACGGGCTGCTGTACTACCCGCTGCATTTCGAGGGCGACGAGAACTCCAAGAACGTCGTCTATGTGAACTCGCCCCCCGCCAGCTCGGTGCTGCCGGCCGTCGACTATCTGATGGGCGAGGAAGGCGTCTCCGCCAAGCGCTTCTTCATGCTCGGCTCGGACTATGTGTGGCCGCGCACCATCAACAAGCAGCTCAAGGGCTACTTCAAGTCCAAGGGCATTCCGGAGACCGCCTGGAAGGAGGAATACGTCCCCTTCGGCTTCTCCAACTTCCAGACGCTGGTCAACCAGATCCGCGCCTTCGCGGACCAGGGCGGCGGCCAGCCGGTGGTCATCCTCACCGTGGTCGGCAACTCGATCCCGGATTTCATGCGCGAATTCGCCAACCAGGGCATCCTCGCCACCGACATTCCGGTGCTCGGCCTCGACATGGTGGAGGCCGACCTCGAGGGCCTCGACACCGCCAAGCTGGTCGGCCACCTCAACTGCTGGGCCTATCTGCAGAACGCCAAGGGCCCGGCCAACGAGACCTTCCTGAAGAACTGGGCCGCCTATGTGAAGGCGAAGAACGTGCCCTTCAGCGGCACGGTCTCCATCGACCCGATGGTCTCGGCCTATGACTCCGTGCATCTGTGGGCGATGGCGGCGGCGAAGGCCGGCTCCTTCGACGTGCCGGAAGTCTCCAAGGCCTTTGCCGGCCTCACCTTCGACTGCCCGTCGGGCTACAAGATCTCGATGACCGGCGAAAACAACTACGTCGCCCGTGGCGTGTTCATCGGCTCGGTCAACGACAAGCAGGGCTTCGACATTCTCTGGCAGTCCAAGGATACGCCCAAGCCCGTGCCCTTCAGCCCCTATGGCTGAGCGCGGCGAACGCCTTTCCTGATCTCTCAAGGGACGGCCGTTCCCCGACGGGAGCGGCCGTCTTGAGTTCCCGAATGACGCATAAAGTCTCGTCGCTCCTCATTCTCGGCCTGCTGGCCGGTGCGCTGCTGGCGCCGGCGTCGCCCGCTCGCGCGGACGCGCTCGACCGCGCCGGTCTCGTGCAGGAGCTGTGCGGCGATGCCGGCGCGATGGGACGGGCCGGCGCCGTGCTGGTGGCGACCGCCGCCTCCGGCAGCGCGGAGGACCGCGCCTTCGCCGCGCCGCTCGCCCGCGCCGTCATCGACCGCAAGCTCGGCTGCGACGATGCCGGCGCCGTGCTCGACGAAAGCGGCCTCGATGCGGTGACCCGCTCGCCCCGTGCGGCGGCCGGCACCCCCCGCTCGCCGCTGCTCAGCCTCAAGAACCGCCCGGTCTTCGAACTGGCCGATGCCGCCTTCGCCCTGCGCGGCGCGCCGGACGTCGCCAAGCGCGCGGCGGCGCTGAAGACGCTGGAGCGCCGCCCGGCGCAGATTCCCGAAGGACTGCTCGACGCCGCCGCCGCAGTGGAAAGCGATGCCGGGCTGAAGGAGCAGATCGACACTCTCGCCCAGACCGCGGCGCTCAACGCCTCCGATCCCGCCGCGCGCATCCGCGCCATCGGCCGGGTGGCGGAAAACCCCAGCCGGCGCGCGCTGACCCGCATCGCGGCGCTGACGGCCGATCCGGCCTATGCGGCGAACCCGGAATTCCGCGCGGCGGTGGACGACGCCACACGCCGCATCGAGCGCGGCATCGCCCTCGGCGACACGCTGGCCACGCTCTATAACGGGCTGAGCTTCGCCTCGATCCTGTTCATGGCGGCCATCGGCCTCGCCATCATCTTCGGGCTGATGGGTGTCATCAATCTCGCCCAGGGCGAGCTGATCATGATCGGCGCCTATGTCACATGGCTGGTGCAGCAGGGGCTGCGCGTCGTGGCGCCCTCGCTGCTCGACTGGTATCTGGTGCTCGCCATCCCCGTCGCCTTCTTTGTGACCGCCGCCATCGGCATCGCGCTGGAGGCGCTGCTGCTGCGCCATCTCTACAAGCGCCCGCTGATGAGCCTGCTCGCCACCTGGGCGGTGAGCCTGTTCCTCGTCAACATCGTGCGCGTGGTGTTCGGCACCCAGAACATGCAGTTCGAGACGCCGTTCTACGTGTCGGGCGGCGTGCCGGTCATCGGCGACTTCATCTTCACCTGGAACCGGATGTTCGCCATCGCCTTCGCGGTGGTGACGCTGGCGCTGACCTGGGCCGTGGTGCGCAAGACGCCTCTGGGGCTCAACATCCGCGCGGTGACGCAGAACCGCGACATGGCCGCCTGCATCGGCATTCCGACGCGGCGCGTCGACATGATGGCCTTCGGCCTCGGCTCGGGCCTTGCGGGCCTTGCGGGGCTGGCGCTCTCGCCGATCTACAGCGTGAACCCGCAAATGGGGCAGAACTTCATCATCGACAGCTTCATGGTGGTGGTGCTCGGCGGCGTCGGCACCATCGCCGGCACGGTGGTGGCGGCACTCGGCATCGGCCAGATCAACGTGCTGATCGAGCCGCTCTGGGGCGCGGTGGCGGCGAAGGTGATCGTGCTCCTGATGATCATCGCCTTCCTGCAATGGCGGCCCGAGGGCCTGTTCGCCGTGAAGGGGCGCCGCAAATGAGCCGCATCGCTCCCACCAGCCCCATCGTCCTCCTCATCGGCCTCATCGTCCTTGTCGCGCTCGCCATGGCGGGGCTGGCGGGAACCGAGTTCGCGCTGTCGCGCTACCTCGCCAACGCTATTGGCCAGCTTGCCGCCTTCGCCGTGCTCGCCATCTCGCTGGACCTGATCTGGGGCTATCTCGGCATCCTCTCGCTCGGTCACGGACTGTTCTTCGCGCTGGGCGGCTATGTCATGGCGATGTATCTGCTCAAGCATTCCTTCGTGGTGACGGGCACGGTGCCGGACTTCCTCCAGTTCATGGGCTGGAAGGATTTTCCCTTCTACTGGGCGGGCTTCGACTTCTTCCCCTATGCCCTCGCCGTGGCCGTCGTGGTTACGCTGCTGGTGTCCGGCATCTTCGGCTACGTGTCGTTCCGCTCGCGGGTGGGCGGGGTCTATTTCGCCATCATCACCCAGGCGCTGGTCTACGTCGCCATGCTGCTGATGTTCCGCAACGACACCGGCTTCGGCGGCAATAACGGCATGACCGGCTTTTCCGTTCTGTTCGGCTGGCCGATGGGCACCAGCGGCATGATCACCGCGCTGGCGGTGGCCTCGCTGGCGGTCCTCGCCCTCGTGCTGGTGCTGTGCCGCTGGCTGGTCGGCAGCCGCTTCGGCGCGCTGATGCTGGCCACCCGCGACGACGAAACCCGTTTGCGGACATTGGGTTACGAGACACTGCGGCTCAAGCTCATCGTCTGGTGCCTCTCCGCGCTGATCGCCATGGTGGCGGGCATGCTCTACGTGCCGCAGGTCGGCATCATCAACCCGCGCGTGCTCTCGCCCGAATTGTCGCTGGAGATCGCGGTCTGGGTCGCCATTGGCGGGCGCGGCCATCTGGTCGGCGCGGTGGTCGGCGCGCTGCTGGTCAACGCGGTGAAGTTCTGGCTGTCCTCGGCGGCGCCGGACATCTGGCCGTTCATCCTCTCCGGGCTGATCGTGCTCGTCGTGCTGGTGTTCCCCAACGGCTTGATGGACCTTGCGAAATTCAAGCTGGTGCGTCCCATGGGCCCCAAGCGCATGGCGGAAGAGATGGGGGAGGCGCGCCCGTGAGCCTCACCGCCCTTCTCGTCGACGGCCTCACCGTCCGTTTCGGCAGCTTCCGCGCCATCGACGACCTCTCGCTCGCCATCGACTATGGCGAGGTGCGCGCCGTCATCGGCCCCAACGGCGCCGGCAAGACGACCCTACTCGACGTCATCTCCGGCATCACCCGGCCGAAACAGGGCCGCGTCCTGTTCGACGGCGCGCTCGATCTCACCCAGGCGAGCGAATCCGCCATCGCCCGCGCCGGGCTGCGCCGCAAATTCCAGAAGCCGAGCGTGTTCGAAGGGCTCACCGTGCGCCAGCATATCGCCATCGGCGCCGATGTCGGCTTCCGCTCGCGCCTCGACACGCCCGCGCTCGACGACCGGATCGGCGAGGTGCTGGAGACGGTCGGGCTCACCGAGCAGGCCGGCCGCCTCGCCGGCGAACTCAGCCATGGCCAGAAGCAGTGGCTGGAGATCGGCATGGTGATCGCCTCCGACCCGAGGGTGCTGATGCTCGACGAGCCGGTGGCCGGGCTGACCGACGAGGAGACCGAACGCACCGCGAAGCTGGTGCGCGCGCTGGTGCGGCCGGACCGCGCCATCGTCGTCGTCGAGCACGACATGGATTTCGTCGAGCGCATCGCCGACCGCGTGACCGTGCTGCACGAGGGCCGCACCCTCTTCGAGGGCTCGATGGACCGCGTGCGCGCCGACGCGGCGGTCGTCGACGTCTATCTGGGGCGCTGACATGCAGTTCCGTGTGGAGGCTCTCGATCAGCATTACGGCTCGGCGCAAGTGCTGCGGCAGGTCGGCTTCGAGATCGCGCCGGGCGAATGCCTGGCGGTGCTCGGCCGCAACGGCGCCGGCAAGAGCACGCTGCTGAAATGCCTCATGGGCGTGCTGGCCCCCAGCGCCGGGCGTGTGCTGGTCGACGGGGCGGACGCTACCGCGTGGTCGCCCCATAGACACTCCCGCGCCGGCATCGCCTATGTGCCGCAGGGACGGGAAATCTTCTCCGAACTCACCGTCGCCGAGAATGTCGAGGCGGCCGCCCGCGCGCACGGCACCTTCGGTACCGCCGCGATGGACGAGGCGGTGGACCTCTTCCCGGTGCTGCGGGAGATGTGGCGGCGCCCCGGCGGCGCGCTCTCCGGCGGCCAGCAGCAGCAGCTCGCGCTCGCCCGCGCGCTGGTCACGCAGCCGCAACTGCTCATTCTCGACGAGCCGACGGAAGGCATCCAGCCCAACATCGTCGCCCTGATCGGCGAGGTGCTGCGCTCGCTCAAGGGGCGCATCTCGATCCTTCTGGTGGAGCAGTATCTCGATTTCGCCATCGAGACCGCCGACGCCTTCGTCATCCTTTCACGCGGCTCGGTCGTCGAGACCGGCCGCGCGAGCACGATGAGCCGGGAGCATCTCACCCGCTTCATCGCCGTCTGACCCGCCTTCGCGCACCGCACCAGGAGTCCAGCATGTCGCGCCGCTTCGAAATTCCCGCCACGCCGGAGAACATGGTCTGGGGCTATCTCGACAGCACGACCCCGCCCATCCTCGAAGTGACCTCCGGCGACGTGGTGACGCTGCATTCCTTCCCGGCCGGCGGCAAGGAGACGCTGCCCGACACGCTGCCGGTGCCCGAGGACTATGCGCTGGCGCTCGACACGCTGCCGCAGGGCGCCGGCCCGCATTTCATCACCGGGCCGGTCTATGTGAAGGACGCCAAGCCCGGCGACGTGCTTCAGGTCGACATTCTCGACGTGAAGGTGCGCCAGGACTGGGGCTTCGTCTCCATCCTGCCGCTGCTCGGCACGCTGCCCGACGAGTTCACCGACTACGAGACCATCCATCCCGTCGTCGACCACGAGAAGAATGTCTGCGTCATGCCGTGGGGCGCCGAGATCCCGCTCGACCCGTTCTTCGGCATCATCGCCACCGCCCCGCCGCCGGCCTGGGGCCGCTGCGGCTCGCCGGTGCCGCGCGCCTTCGGCGGCAACATGGACAACAAGGAACTGCGTGCCGGCACCACGCTCTACCTGCCGGTCTTCAACGAGGGGGCGCTGTTCTTCGCCGGCGACGGCCACGGCGTGCAGGGCGACGGCGAGGTGTGCATCACCGCGCTGGAGACCGGCGTCACCGGCACCTTCCGCCTGACCCTGCGCAAGGACATGGAGCTGGACTGGCCCTTCGCCGAGAGCGCCACCCACCTCATCTCGATCGGCCTCGACGAGGATCTCGACGACGCCGCCAAGCAGGCGACGCGCGAGATGGTCAAGCATGTGTGCGAGCGCACCAACCTCTCGCGCAACCAGGCCTACATGCTGTGCTCGCTGGCCGGGAACCTGCGCGTGACGCAGATGGTGGACGGCAACAAGGGCGTCCACATGATGCTGCGCAAATCGCTGCTCTGAGGGCGCGCGGAACGGCGCGATCCCCGCGCCTTTCCCACCGCCCGCGACGCGCGCGGCGGGCGGGGACGCCTTTGTCGTCCGCCGCTTCCCGTGCCGGCCCCAGCAGCCCCCCCGGGGCCGGCGCCACGGCCGCACTCCAGGCTCGTTCGCCGGACCTCTTTTCAACGCATCCGGCGGGCGGCTCAGAACGTCACGCCCAGCATCGCGCTGAAGACCCCGTCCACATCGCCGACGCCGCCGAAGCTGGTGCGATAGTCGGCTCCCGCCGCGAACGAGCCGTCGGCGGTCACGAAGCGCGTGGAGTCGAAGTCGAGCCAGCTGCCCCCGAGCAGGGCGTCGATGAACAGATCGTCGGTGAGCTTGTAGCTGCCGTAGAGCGCCGCGCTATAGGCGCTGGCGCGGCTCTCCGTTCCGTTCTCGCCCACATCGGCATGCCCAAAGGGTGAGGCGGCCGGCGCGGCGCCCGTTTCGAGGCGCGGCGCGGCCGGTCCGTAGGCCAGCATGCCCGGCGCGGCGGGCTGGCCCGGTTGGCCGGTGGCCTCTCTGCCGAAGGCCGGCATTTGCTGCATCTGCTGGTTGGCCGGCGCCTGAGCGGCGGTTCTATCCAGATCGCCTACACCGCGGCGCGGGAGCAGAACGCGGTCTTCTTTACCTTGACGGTGCCGGCGGTTGGCGCGGCGCGTTTGAGGCTAAAAATATAACAATATCAATGATTTGACTTGATGGCGGAGGGAGCGGGATTCGAACCCGCGATACGGTTTCCCGTATACACACTTTCCAGGCGTGCGCCTTCAACCACTCGGCCACCCCTCCGTCCTCCAGGCGCGCGGCCCGGCGGCTTCGACGCGGCACCGGCTGAGCCGGCGACGATCCGTCGAAGAGGCGCGGAATATAGCGAAGCGCGTCGCGCTGGCAAGACGCTA comes from Ancylobacter sp. TS-1 and encodes:
- a CDS encoding acetamidase/formamidase family protein, which produces MSRRFEIPATPENMVWGYLDSTTPPILEVTSGDVVTLHSFPAGGKETLPDTLPVPEDYALALDTLPQGAGPHFITGPVYVKDAKPGDVLQVDILDVKVRQDWGFVSILPLLGTLPDEFTDYETIHPVVDHEKNVCVMPWGAEIPLDPFFGIIATAPPPAWGRCGSPVPRAFGGNMDNKELRAGTTLYLPVFNEGALFFAGDGHGVQGDGEVCITALETGVTGTFRLTLRKDMELDWPFAESATHLISIGLDEDLDDAAKQATREMVKHVCERTNLSRNQAYMLCSLAGNLRVTQMVDGNKGVHMMLRKSLL
- the urtD gene encoding urea ABC transporter ATP-binding protein UrtD, encoding MSLTALLVDGLTVRFGSFRAIDDLSLAIDYGEVRAVIGPNGAGKTTLLDVISGITRPKQGRVLFDGALDLTQASESAIARAGLRRKFQKPSVFEGLTVRQHIAIGADVGFRSRLDTPALDDRIGEVLETVGLTEQAGRLAGELSHGQKQWLEIGMVIASDPRVLMLDEPVAGLTDEETERTAKLVRALVRPDRAIVVVEHDMDFVERIADRVTVLHEGRTLFEGSMDRVRADAAVVDVYLGR
- the urtB gene encoding urea ABC transporter permease subunit UrtB, with amino-acid sequence MTHKVSSLLILGLLAGALLAPASPARADALDRAGLVQELCGDAGAMGRAGAVLVATAASGSAEDRAFAAPLARAVIDRKLGCDDAGAVLDESGLDAVTRSPRAAAGTPRSPLLSLKNRPVFELADAAFALRGAPDVAKRAAALKTLERRPAQIPEGLLDAAAAVESDAGLKEQIDTLAQTAALNASDPAARIRAIGRVAENPSRRALTRIAALTADPAYAANPEFRAAVDDATRRIERGIALGDTLATLYNGLSFASILFMAAIGLAIIFGLMGVINLAQGELIMIGAYVTWLVQQGLRVVAPSLLDWYLVLAIPVAFFVTAAIGIALEALLLRHLYKRPLMSLLATWAVSLFLVNIVRVVFGTQNMQFETPFYVSGGVPVIGDFIFTWNRMFAIAFAVVTLALTWAVVRKTPLGLNIRAVTQNRDMAACIGIPTRRVDMMAFGLGSGLAGLAGLALSPIYSVNPQMGQNFIIDSFMVVVLGGVGTIAGTVVAALGIGQINVLIEPLWGAVAAKVIVLLMIIAFLQWRPEGLFAVKGRRK
- a CDS encoding autotransporter domain-containing protein produces the protein MPAFGREATGQPGQPAAPGMLAYGPAAPRLETGAAPAASPFGHADVGENGTESRASAYSAALYGSYKLTDDLFIDALLGGSWLDFDSTRFVTADGSFAAGADYRTSFGGVGDVDGVFSAMLGVTF
- the urtE gene encoding urea ABC transporter ATP-binding subunit UrtE; amino-acid sequence: MQFRVEALDQHYGSAQVLRQVGFEIAPGECLAVLGRNGAGKSTLLKCLMGVLAPSAGRVLVDGADATAWSPHRHSRAGIAYVPQGREIFSELTVAENVEAAARAHGTFGTAAMDEAVDLFPVLREMWRRPGGALSGGQQQQLALARALVTQPQLLILDEPTEGIQPNIVALIGEVLRSLKGRISILLVEQYLDFAIETADAFVILSRGSVVETGRASTMSREHLTRFIAV
- a CDS encoding transporter substrate-binding protein; translation: MVKFTRRSFLQAGGVAAAGLASPLAMPAYLRSAQAQSGPVKLGCLFSSSGTMANLEGRLNYVVKMAADEINAKGGVNGRTIDVLVSDPASDWPLYAQSAKQMLQQEKVSALFGCWTSVSRKTVLPVVEQENGLLYYPLHFEGDENSKNVVYVNSPPASSVLPAVDYLMGEEGVSAKRFFMLGSDYVWPRTINKQLKGYFKSKGIPETAWKEEYVPFGFSNFQTLVNQIRAFADQGGGQPVVILTVVGNSIPDFMREFANQGILATDIPVLGLDMVEADLEGLDTAKLVGHLNCWAYLQNAKGPANETFLKNWAAYVKAKNVPFSGTVSIDPMVSAYDSVHLWAMAAAKAGSFDVPEVSKAFAGLTFDCPSGYKISMTGENNYVARGVFIGSVNDKQGFDILWQSKDTPKPVPFSPYG
- the urtC gene encoding urea ABC transporter permease subunit UrtC translates to MSRIAPTSPIVLLIGLIVLVALAMAGLAGTEFALSRYLANAIGQLAAFAVLAISLDLIWGYLGILSLGHGLFFALGGYVMAMYLLKHSFVVTGTVPDFLQFMGWKDFPFYWAGFDFFPYALAVAVVVTLLVSGIFGYVSFRSRVGGVYFAIITQALVYVAMLLMFRNDTGFGGNNGMTGFSVLFGWPMGTSGMITALAVASLAVLALVLVLCRWLVGSRFGALMLATRDDETRLRTLGYETLRLKLIVWCLSALIAMVAGMLYVPQVGIINPRVLSPELSLEIAVWVAIGGRGHLVGAVVGALLVNAVKFWLSSAAPDIWPFILSGLIVLVVLVFPNGLMDLAKFKLVRPMGPKRMAEEMGEARP